Proteins from a genomic interval of Gossypium hirsutum isolate 1008001.06 chromosome A09, Gossypium_hirsutum_v2.1, whole genome shotgun sequence:
- the LOC107888955 gene encoding glucan endo-1,3-beta-glucosidase, basic vacuolar isoform: MAIFSSSMAAMLLLGLLTANLDPTVAQIGVCYGMLGNNLPNAREVINLYKSNNIKRMRLYDPNQQALQALRGSNIEVILGVPNDQLQNLANPSKAKSWVRSNVVAYWPRVRFRYIAVGNEVPPSSSLAQFVLPALVNVFNAVRSAGLESQIKVSIAIDMTLIGVSYPPSAGAFRGDVRSYLDPIIGHLARARTALLANIYTYFSYSGNPRDISLPYALFTSPSPIVWDQGCGYQNLFDAMLDSLYSALEKAGQCGLEVVVSESGWPSAGGFGTSVDNVATYLSNLIKHVQKCTPKRPGKAIETYLFALFDENQKSGPELERHFGLFSPNKQPKYQLHFGGGRHWHIASKEYNATFPLQSDM, translated from the exons ATGGCTATCTTTTCTTCATCCATGGCTGCTATGCTCCTTCTAGGGCTCCTCACTGCAAACCTGGATCCTACTG TTGCACAAATTGGTGTTTGCTATGGGATGCTTGGCAACAATCTCCCAAATGCAAGGGAAGTCATCAATCTTTACAAATCAAACAACATCAAGCGAATGAGACTCTACGATCCAAATCAACAAGCATTACAAGCTCTTAGAGGCTCAAACATTGAAGTAATTTTAGGTGTTCCGAATGATCAACTTCAAAACCTTGCTAACCCTTCCAAAGCAAAATCATGGGTTCGATCAAATGTTGTAGCCTATTGGCCAAGAGTCCGGTTTCGATACATTGCTGTTGGGAATGAAGTCCCTCCATCATCTTCATTAGCTCAATTTGTGTTGCCTGCCTTAGTGAATGTATTCAATGCAGTTCGATCAGCTGGTTTGGAGAGTCAAATCAAGGTCTCAATCGCCATCGATATGACTTTGATTGGTGTCTCATACCCTCCGTCGGCTGGTGCGTTTCGTGGGGACGTTAGGTCGTATCTAGACCCTATTATAGGCCACTTAGCACGGGCTAGAACAGCATTGCTTGCTAACATTTATACTTACTTTAGCTATTCAGGCAATCCAAGGGACATCTCACTTCCGTATGCTCTTTTCACATCCCCTTCGCCTATTGTATGGGATCAAGGATGTGGATACCAAAACCTATTTGATGCAATGTTGGATTCGTTATACTCGGCTCTTGAGAAAGCCGGACAATGTGGACTTGAAGTTGTGGTATCAGAAAGCGGATGGCCTTCAGCTGGTGGGTTCGGGACGTCAGTTGATAACGTAGCCACTTATCTATCGAACTTGATTAAACATGTCCAAAAATGTACCCCAAAGAGGCCAGGAAAAGCTATAGAGACATATTTGTTTGCTTTGTTTGATGAAAACCAAAAATCGGGTCCAGAGCTAGAGAGACACTTTGGGTTATTTTCACCAAACAAGCAGCCAAAATATCAGCTCCATTTTGGTGGGGGAAGGCATTGGCATATTGCTTCTAAGGAATATAATGCAACATTTCCTCTTCAATCTGATATGTAA